The genomic window TGCCAAAGGACTGGGCGGGTTTGATATTTGGGATGTGGCAAGCCGGGTGGATGAAGATCATATCGTACCTGAAGGTCCGGCGTTCATGAGCGAACCGTATGTGGATGCGATTTGTCATGCGCTGAGAGAAGCGGAACGACTGGGATTGGATATCGGATTGATCATTTCCAGCGGCTGGAACGCCGGCGGCGCCTGGACCGCTCCGGAGCATCAAACCATGGGACTGTTTACCTCGTCTGTTACGATACAAGGGCCGGGACCCGTCACAGTGGATCTGCCCTTCCCCAAGCTGCCGGATAAAGCCGGAAAGCCCGGACGGGAAAGAGAGGCGATTATTTCGCGCCAGGAAAATGGAGAACCGGTATTTTCCAAAGAGATCACCGTTCTTGCTATTCCTGTATCCGTGGATTCGATGTTACCTATAAAACATATTTATGATGTGTCTGATAAATTCATGCATGGAACACTGGAATGGGACGCCCCTTCGGGCGATTGGCGGATCATCCGAGCGGTGTGCGCCAATACCGGACAGCCGATGATTTCAGCCACACCCAACTCGCACGGCCCCATGATCGATCATTTCAACCCCGAAGCGGCGGCCGCGCATCTCGACTATTTTTTCGATAAACTGGAAGCAAAACTGGGCGATTTGAGCCAGACCGCGCTGAAATATCTATACACGGACAGCTATGAAGTGCGCGGTCAGCTATGGTCACCGCATTTTATCAACCAATTCAGAGACCGTTATCACTATGATCTGACCCCGTATATTCCGGCGCTGCTCGGCTATACGGTGGAATCGCAAGAGATCACCCGGCGGTTTCTGTATGATTACGATCTGTTCTTATCCGATATGATTATTGACGGGCATTACAAAACGTGCCGCGAGATCTGTGAGCAGCACGGCATCCAGTTCGTTGCCGAGGCAGCCGGACCGGGACAACCCGTTCACAATTGTCCGTTTGAATCGTTAAAATCATCCGGTGTGCTGTCGTTTCCGCGCGGCGAGTTCTGGCAGCAGCACCGCAATGACGAAATGATCGATCTGCTGCAGGTGATCAAAGGTGTGGCCAGCGCGGCGCATATTTACGATCAGACGTATGTTGAAGCCGAAGCGTTTACCGGTACCTATTTGTGGCAATACGGTCCCGGTGATTTGAAATCCACTGCGGACCGCGCTTTTTGTGAGGGACTGAACCGCATTATTTTTCACACCTGGCCGCACACCCCCGAGGCTGCCGGCGAACCCGGCTGGATTTACAGTTTTGGCACCCTGATGCATGAAACACGTGTTTGGTGGCCGCTGGCTGACAGTTGGATGCAGTATCTGGGACGCTGCAGTTATCTGCTGCAGCAGGGCAATTTTGTCGGTGATGTCCTGTATTATTACGGAGACAAAGCGCCGAATTTTGTGCCGGCCAAGCATATGGACCCGCATCTGGGATTTGGTTATGATTACGACGTCACCAATATGGATGTTTTGGTCAATCGCTTAACGGTAGAAAACGGAAAACTGACCCTGCCGCACGGACAAACCTATAAAGTCCTGGTGCTGCCCGGCTGGAAGCATATGAATCTGAATGTTTTGAAAAAACTCGAGTTGCTGGTCAAGCAGGGCGCTGTGGTGATGGGACGCAAACCCGAAACCAGTCACGGACTGTATCAATATAAAGATCGTGAAAACGAAATCCGTGTTATTGCCGATCGACTGTGGGGCAAAACAGACGGTGAGACCGTCACCCGGCATGAATATGGAAAAGGTATGATCGTCTGGGGCGAACCCCTGCGCAATATTTTACTGGAACGCGGTGTAGAGCCGGATTTTACCTTTACCGGTCCGCTGGACTTTGGTGAGGTGGATTATATTCATCGCCGGACCCGGTATGCCGATGTATATTTTGTCCGGAACAAACCTGAAAAAAGTGTTACTATTCAGGGCGATTTCCGTTGCGGTAACATTCCGGAACTCTGGAATCCGTTGAGCGGAACGCGTATGCCGGCGCCGATTTACACGCATGCGGGCAGCCGTACATATGTCCCCCTGCAGCTGCCGGGGCACGGCTCCCTGTTTGTGGTGTTTCGGGACGGTCAAGAAACATCACATATCACATCGGTCATTCGTGATGATCTGACCGTCTATCCGTCGGCGATTCCCTCGGATATGGCGTATGTTCCATCCACAATGAGGGATGGTTCGCTGGTGTTTCAGCAAGACGGAAAGTATCAACTGTTACAGGCGGATTCCGTTTTGTATGTTTTAAAAGTTGATGAGCCTCAAGAACCAAAGATTCTGACAGGCGCCTGGAGCGTCACGTTCCCCGAATCAAAAAAAGGACCAGGTACGATCCGGATGGACAGTCTGTACTCCTGGTCTCTGCACCCGGATGATGCGGTGCGTTTTTTCTCCGGGGTTGCTGAATATGAACGCAGTTTTGATCTGAAAAAACAACCGGAGCATCGTGTGCTACTGGATCTGGGACGGGTTGAAAAAATCGCACAGGTATTTGTCAATGACAAACCTGCGGATGTCATCTGGTGCGAACCGTACGCTTGTGATATCACCGATTTTTTGCGTTCCGGTGAGAATATTCTGCGTATTCAGATTGCCAATACCTGGGCCAACCGGCTGGCCGGTGATGCCCGACTGACACCAAGTGAACGCATCACCCGCACCAATATCACCCGACTGCCCAATGCCTGGGCGGTGCCGATGCAAGAGGTGCCGAATGAAGATTATCAGCTGCCGGAATCGGGGCTGCTGGGGCCGGTCAAAGTGCACAGTCTAAAAGTCGAAAGTCAAGGTGCCCCAAAGTGAAATAAGCGTTACAGTTTATGGAATAGTGTTGCGTCAATATCTAAATGCCTGGAGACCCGATTTTGATGAAAACAGTGATGTTCAGGCAAGTCCTGGATCATGATTGCTGGTTGCCATATTTTCCTTGTATGTTTCATTGCAAGAGTTTATATTTAAAAGTATAAACCAAGGAGGTGTAATGGAAGCGACAGCAAAAGATCTCAGGTTTCACTCCAAGGAGTTGCTTGAGGCGGTATCACGCGGTGAGGATGTCATCATAACCTATCGAGGCAAACCGCGTGCAAAGCTAATCCCCATTGACCGAACAGATGTAGATCGGGAATCTGTCGATTTGTTTGCGATCTGGGAGGATCGCGATGATATCAAAGACGTTAATCAATATGTGCGTGACCAGAGAAAAGGCAGAAACCTGTGATTTTTGATACAGATATTCTCATATGGTATATGCGAGGTAATCTAAAAGCCCAATCCGTTTTGGAGAACACAGACTCGTTTAATATTTCTGTCATTACCTATATGGAGCTTGTTCAAGGTATGCGGAACAAGAGGGAATTAAACGCCCTGCGAAACGCACTCTATCACTGGGATTGCAAGACTTTGTATGTGTCTGAAGCTGTTTCGACAAAGGCCATGTTCTATATCGAGCGGCATTATCTGAGCCATGCTTTACAGATCGCAGATGCTCTGATAGCCGCCACAGCAGCTGTCAACGCTCTGCCTCTAACCACGGGCAATGAAAAGCATTATAAATGTATAAAAGAAATAGAGTTAAATATATTTCATCCGTAAAGTTCGGGAGTCTTTTTCAGATATCTGACAGGGGATAGCGCAGGATGTGATACCGGGCGATAGGGAGCCCTTTGGCTCTCTTTTGTTTCCAAGCCCCAGTGTCTGACGCCGGGGCGGTCTGCGGGAAAGTGACAGCTGTGCCGCCACGCGCAATTGATTTCAGACTTGTCCTCGTCGTACAATTTTCCATTGTGCGACGAGTGGAAGCGGCACAATTTTGAAAAGGTATAGAAGCATCCGTCTGGGCAGGAATCGCGCATTCCGGGCACGTCGTTTGACAGCAGCAACCCACCTGCAGGCGATACGCTGCACGGACCACCCGACTTTGTCAGATTCCGGACTGCGTCCGCCTCTGACGAAGCGTCCTCCTTGGAAAAGGAGGGAAAGAACAAGCAACGCTCGGAGGTGAATCAGCCGGTAGGCTTGTAACCGTAGCCGCGACTGTCCCTATGCAAACCCAGTCCGAATGATTACAAGTATTGCTTTTGATTACGTATAAATTTTTCGCATCTGGGCAGGAATCGCGCATTCCGGGCACGTCGTTTGACAGCAGCAACCCACCTGCAGGCGATACGTTGCACGGACCACCCGGCTTTGTCAGATTCCGGACTGCGTCCGCCTCTGACAAAGCGTCCCTCCTTGGAAAAGGAGGGAAAAGAAAAAGCGTCATTAATGATACTATCGCTGTGGATGAACCCGGACTAATTTTTTTCAAGACAACCTCATATATCACCCTCCGTATGTCGGGCCCGATGTCCCTGCACGACAGCATCACGGATACTGGGCGCCACACCTGTCATACTGTTTTAAAAAATTATGTTCTATCAATTGCAATCCTTGTGTTTGTTATTTTATAGATTTTTCTTACATTAAAACGTGATTTTAATCGTTTTCATGCAATCATTCAAGCATCTTTTAACCAACTATTCTTATAATCATGCAGGAGGACGAATGGAACAGCGCAAAAAAGGCTATGGTCTGTTGATGGGATTGACGATTCTTTTTACGCTGGCGACCATCAGCACACTGATCCCGGAAGCCGGAGCGAGCAAAGCCTGTATGCTGGGTTACAAGCGCACTGCACCTTTACCCCGGTCAGCACGGTAATCTGCGGCATTCTGGCAGCTGCTGTGTGTCGATTCCGCAGCAAGCACTATGTGGTGCGCGAGGCCGAGTAGGGGGGAGAGGCAAACAGTGGCTTGATGTTCTGATTCGATTGATCTGCACAAAGGAGTTCCTGTGCACTCATCGCACTGAACCTCCTCAAAGAATCAACCCACTGTTTGGTGTATCTTCAGAGCACCCACTGCAATCCACCACAGCCGCTATTTTTGCAGCTGCGGCTGCAACATCGCCTGGATGATCTGGCTGGCGAACCAGATCAGAGTTGCGATGATCATCCAGTCATGCATGCCTTGCAGGATCCACACCTTTGAACACGTACACGGCCGGGGCAGTGATCAGCAGGATCAGAGACAAATATCCGATGATTTTTAATACAATAGATAATGATCTAAGCTTCATGGGCAATCCTCGCATGGGCTTGTGTTTGAATCCAGTAACTCAGTCCAAGGTAAATCAATCCTGCGGCAATCCATCCGGGCAAACTGACAAAATAGATTTGCAGTCCCAGAAAAGTCATGATGAGCACGCACAGGGCCAAACTTAGAATCCAGGCCAGGAACGCCGCCCAGTGGAATGAGGTGCCGGTTTTTTGTGCGTACATGGGCTGCAGCTGCAGACGTTTCAGCAGCCAGAAATCGACAAAGATGACCGCGCCCATGGGCATGATCAGCATGCCGTACAGCGCGACAAAATCGAGCAGTTTCATGGCAATAGCCGGAAACATACCGGCAACGGCGGCAATGAGTCCGGTGATCAGGGTGACCCGGAACCGCGACCATTTGGGAACCAGGGACTGAAAAGCCAGTCCGGCGCGATAAATGGTGGGATTGGCGGTCGTCCAGCCGGCGATAATGACGCATAACAGTCCCGCCCATCCGGCCGCTTTATAAGCCATCGGACCGGGCAGCACATTGGTGTCGGCTGTGTTCTGGTACAGCTGCAGGGCATAAAGAATGGCGGCTGAAATCCAGGCCATAAAATGGCCCACATACATACCGCCGGCTGAAGCCACGCCGTACCAGGTCTTTTTGGCAAAGCGCAGTACGGAAAGATCGGCCATACCCAAATGCATAGCGAGGTTGGCAAACCAGGCGAAAAAGGTGACGTGCCAGAACGTGAATTTGACCTGCCCCGGAAGCGGGTCCCCGCCGGTCCAGATATGATCGCGGGCCAGAGCCCACAGATCGCCGATATTGTTAATGCTGACACTGGTGAGATTGATGAATTGACGCAGACCGATGAGCCCGAATGCCAGAAACACCAGCACCATCCACGGTGCGGCGATGTTGGCCAGTTTGGCCACGGTGCGGTAACCGTAGGCAGCCACCACAGCGATCAACACACCCATACCCAGAGCGCTGAGAATCCAGCCCAGACTGTTGGGCAGCATATCATTGAGTCCCGGCATGGGAAAATTGAACCAGATACCCAGAGTGGTAGCGGATACCGTGACCATGGCGCCGGCGAGAAAACAGAACATGACGCCGTTGGCCAGATTGTAAATACGCACCAGCCGCGATCCGCAGATCTGTTCCAGATGATAGTACATGGTCAGTCGCGCGCGGGTGGCAATAGGCGACGTGATGAACACCCAGCTCAATACAGCCAGCAGATTACCGAGCAGCAGACCGAAAACGATATCAAAGGCGCTGACCCCGGCAGCCACAAACAGTGGCCCAATCATGAGCTCGGTTCCGGCGCAGTGTTCTCCGGCGTACATGCCGATAAAGTTTTTGAATCCCAGCAGATTTTTGTCCGGGACGCGGTCGCGCTCGAATTCCTGATGTTTGACGCGTTTTTTCTTTTCGTTCATGGTGTATTTCCTCACATGTGAGAATCTATTCCTGTTCCGGTTTGTAATTCCTATCCATTTCAAGTACATAGCGATGTTCGCCGGCTGTATGGGTGAACGGTGTCAGTTTGCTGCGCCACCACTGTTTCTCTTTGGGTTTGGGCTGCAGCTTGACGCCGTTCACCGAACTGAGCACCGAGCCGTTGCGGCGCTGCACACGATTGATGTAAACGGCAAACGGCTGTTCATCGCCGTCATTGATATTCCAGGTACCGATGCTGATCACCAGCCGGTCCAGTCCGGATGTATCAAAAGGTTCATTTTCATTGAACTGCCGGTCATCGTGTTTCGGATTCAGTACGGCGTGGTGCCAGCGTCCGGTTTCCGCATTCAAATCCATCTGTACCGGCGGGACGGTGCGCAAGAGTCCGGCTTTACCGCCCATATTATACCACATCCAGTGCAGCGAATAAACCATGTTCAGCAGTTTGACGCTGCCCTCAAAACCTTCGATCCAAACATAGGCACCGCACACGCCGTTAAAGTCGCAGTGTTCTTTGTCCAGTTTATAATCCAGCTCAATCAGGGGCGTTTCACCGGGATCAACCCGGATCGCCTGAACCGCTTTGTTGAGCGCCTGCGGCCAGCGGTCCTGTCCCGGCGCCTGATAACCGCGGCAGCGGCTGTACAGATACAGGCAATGTAGATGTTCCCGGTCCGCGGCGCGCACCTCGCAGATATTGGACGGATTTTCGTCTTCCATATACACATACCGCTGTTTCCAGCCTGAGAGTCCGTCTGTAAAATCACCGTTCACAACCTGTTTTTCAGCGGCCAAATCCCATTTGGGGTTCAACCACAACGGATAGCGTTTCTCATCGAATTCCGGCAGGTCTTGTGG from candidate division KSB1 bacterium includes these protein-coding regions:
- a CDS encoding glycosyl hydrolase, whose amino-acid sequence is MRYKCFVLFAVLISTFGFSADFPEFEELAAGFDTIPLPARPRALWDWVDGNFSHAEITRELEAAHAKGLGGFDIWDVASRVDEDHIVPEGPAFMSEPYVDAICHALREAERLGLDIGLIISSGWNAGGAWTAPEHQTMGLFTSSVTIQGPGPVTVDLPFPKLPDKAGKPGREREAIISRQENGEPVFSKEITVLAIPVSVDSMLPIKHIYDVSDKFMHGTLEWDAPSGDWRIIRAVCANTGQPMISATPNSHGPMIDHFNPEAAAAHLDYFFDKLEAKLGDLSQTALKYLYTDSYEVRGQLWSPHFINQFRDRYHYDLTPYIPALLGYTVESQEITRRFLYDYDLFLSDMIIDGHYKTCREICEQHGIQFVAEAAGPGQPVHNCPFESLKSSGVLSFPRGEFWQQHRNDEMIDLLQVIKGVASAAHIYDQTYVEAEAFTGTYLWQYGPGDLKSTADRAFCEGLNRIIFHTWPHTPEAAGEPGWIYSFGTLMHETRVWWPLADSWMQYLGRCSYLLQQGNFVGDVLYYYGDKAPNFVPAKHMDPHLGFGYDYDVTNMDVLVNRLTVENGKLTLPHGQTYKVLVLPGWKHMNLNVLKKLELLVKQGAVVMGRKPETSHGLYQYKDRENEIRVIADRLWGKTDGETVTRHEYGKGMIVWGEPLRNILLERGVEPDFTFTGPLDFGEVDYIHRRTRYADVYFVRNKPEKSVTIQGDFRCGNIPELWNPLSGTRMPAPIYTHAGSRTYVPLQLPGHGSLFVVFRDGQETSHITSVIRDDLTVYPSAIPSDMAYVPSTMRDGSLVFQQDGKYQLLQADSVLYVLKVDEPQEPKILTGAWSVTFPESKKGPGTIRMDSLYSWSLHPDDAVRFFSGVAEYERSFDLKKQPEHRVLLDLGRVEKIAQVFVNDKPADVIWCEPYACDITDFLRSGENILRIQIANTWANRLAGDARLTPSERITRTNITRLPNAWAVPMQEVPNEDYQLPESGLLGPVKVHSLKVESQGAPK
- a CDS encoding type II toxin-antitoxin system prevent-host-death family antitoxin, translated to MEATAKDLRFHSKELLEAVSRGEDVIITYRGKPRAKLIPIDRTDVDRESVDLFAIWEDRDDIKDVNQYVRDQRKGRNL
- a CDS encoding PIN domain-containing protein codes for the protein MIFDTDILIWYMRGNLKAQSVLENTDSFNISVITYMELVQGMRNKRELNALRNALYHWDCKTLYVSEAVSTKAMFYIERHYLSHALQIADALIAATAAVNALPLTTGNEKHYKCIKEIELNIFHP